In Natrinema versiforme, the following are encoded in one genomic region:
- a CDS encoding CNNM domain-containing protein, giving the protein MTPLEISLRILAGFILIGLNAYFVAIEFGLTRARQYSKSEFDTPSLELAWKMTEDLEFYLTTCQIWISGTSIALGIVAEPGLAAVFEPLFENTALASIGAGSLLGFLLINLVHLTHGEQTPTYLGVERSKQVCQYGARPLYWFAKVLAPAIWFGDWIAKKTLGLFGIEMTGAWQETEQEVIETRADLRNQLGSVLEEGELSEERREEVMNAFNIGEQSISEVMVPTDDIVALSTEDESEVNLQKMEDRPQTRYPLIGDNLTDFQGILYTPILLRHREELASGNLDFAALAAPPMTLSPDADVSDAIDQFQAERQELALVIEDGEVIGLVTVTDLLEAIMGDIEDPLDQESIETPNR; this is encoded by the coding sequence ATGACTCCCCTTGAGATCAGTCTCCGAATACTGGCTGGTTTCATCTTGATCGGATTGAACGCGTATTTCGTCGCTATCGAGTTCGGTTTGACTCGTGCCCGACAGTACTCCAAGTCCGAGTTCGACACGCCGTCGCTCGAGCTCGCATGGAAGATGACCGAAGACCTCGAGTTTTACTTGACAACGTGCCAGATCTGGATCTCCGGAACAAGCATTGCGTTAGGGATCGTCGCTGAACCCGGGCTCGCGGCGGTGTTTGAACCGCTGTTCGAAAATACAGCGCTGGCATCGATCGGTGCTGGATCACTCCTCGGATTCTTGCTGATCAATCTCGTTCATCTTACCCACGGCGAACAGACGCCAACGTATCTCGGCGTCGAACGCTCCAAACAGGTCTGCCAGTACGGCGCACGACCCCTATACTGGTTCGCTAAGGTGCTTGCGCCGGCGATTTGGTTCGGTGACTGGATTGCGAAAAAGACGCTCGGTCTCTTTGGGATCGAAATGACCGGCGCGTGGCAGGAGACTGAACAGGAAGTCATCGAGACTCGAGCGGACCTTCGGAACCAGCTTGGATCCGTTCTCGAAGAAGGAGAGCTTTCGGAAGAACGCCGCGAAGAGGTGATGAACGCGTTCAATATCGGCGAACAGTCGATCAGTGAAGTGATGGTCCCGACTGATGACATCGTCGCTTTGTCTACTGAAGACGAGTCCGAAGTGAATCTTCAGAAGATGGAAGATCGACCGCAGACCCGATATCCGTTGATCGGCGATAATTTGACTGATTTTCAGGGTATTCTCTACACCCCGATTCTTCTCAGACATCGCGAGGAGTTAGCCAGCGGCAATCTCGACTTTGCTGCACTGGCAGCGCCGCCGATGACGCTCTCCCCTGATGCTGATGTCAGCGATGCCATTGATCAGTTCCAAGCAGAACGGCAAGAACTTGCTCTCGTAATCGAGGACGGGGAGGTTATCGGGCTGGTGACGGTAACTGACCTATTAGAGGCGATCATGGGTGACATTGAAGATCCGCTCGACCAGGAGTCAATCGAGACACCCAATCGGTGA
- a CDS encoding cation-translocating P-type ATPase: MTDESNAAERVSGGGRQQELTARLVVPEMDCPSCAQKVDKSLQRVDGVVDATLQPTTGTANVTYDPDHTSEADVVEAIEAAGYEVVGGSDADGNDERTAAADGVDIAPPSTVWTSPRAKKTWIGAAFVTLGLLFEFLLTAQNAAVASVLDYPLHVADVLFLGAVAASGVPVVRSGYYSAKNRSLDIDLLMGTAIIAATGIGYFVEAATLAVLFSIAELLEDYAMDRARNSLRELMELSPDEATVKREAAATGGSEAAERASGERERPASRDGEEVTVPADEVEVGEVVVVRPGDKIPLDGTVIEGESAVDQSPITGESVPVDKTAGDEVYAGAINEEGYLEVEVTSTAGDSTLSRIIEMVQGAQAKKTETEQFVDRFSGYYTPVVVVLAILTAIIPPLVIADPVSVDVAGYGISFAGDWQTWFIRGLTLLVIACPCAFVISTPVSVVSGITSAAKNGVLIKGGNYLEAMGEVDAVAIDKTGTLTKGELAVTDVVPVGDTDEATLLRHAAGLERRSEHPIAAAILARADEASVGDLPELTGFESLTGKGIRGEIDVSGEAGGSSDSSDGGETYYAGKPALFEELGFDLSRARRETDGVPGSGTTEGSSGHRSDGGVVAEDTAESDDGAFAGDALAALEREGKTVVVVGTDSELLGAIAIADEVRPASKRTVERLHELGVERVVMLTGDNEGTARAIAEEVGVDEYRAELLPNEKVDAVEELQAEYGDVAMVGDGINDAPALATAEVGIAMGAAGTDTALETADIALMGDDVGKLPYLYELSHTANGVIRQNIWASLGVKALLALGVPLGLVSVAIAVVVGDMGMSLGVTGNAMRLSRIVPDRLE; the protein is encoded by the coding sequence ATGACCGACGAATCAAACGCGGCCGAGCGGGTGAGCGGGGGCGGTCGGCAACAGGAGCTGACTGCACGCCTCGTGGTCCCCGAGATGGACTGTCCCTCTTGCGCCCAGAAGGTCGACAAGAGCCTCCAGCGCGTCGACGGCGTCGTCGACGCCACGCTGCAGCCGACCACCGGCACAGCAAACGTCACATACGATCCCGACCACACCAGCGAAGCCGACGTGGTCGAGGCGATCGAGGCCGCCGGCTACGAGGTCGTCGGGGGCTCGGACGCCGACGGCAACGACGAGCGAACCGCGGCAGCCGACGGCGTCGACATCGCGCCGCCGTCGACGGTTTGGACGAGTCCTCGTGCGAAGAAGACGTGGATCGGTGCGGCGTTCGTTACCCTCGGACTCCTCTTCGAGTTTCTCCTCACTGCCCAGAACGCCGCGGTGGCGAGCGTCCTCGACTATCCACTTCACGTGGCGGACGTCCTGTTTCTCGGTGCTGTCGCCGCCAGCGGCGTCCCCGTCGTCCGTAGCGGCTACTACTCCGCGAAGAACCGGAGTCTCGACATCGACCTGCTGATGGGGACGGCGATCATCGCCGCGACCGGCATCGGCTACTTCGTCGAGGCGGCGACGCTGGCCGTCCTCTTCAGCATCGCCGAACTGCTCGAGGACTACGCGATGGACAGAGCACGGAATTCCCTGCGCGAACTGATGGAGCTGTCGCCCGACGAAGCCACCGTCAAGCGGGAGGCCGCAGCGACCGGCGGGAGCGAGGCCGCCGAACGAGCGAGCGGGGAGCGTGAGCGACCCGCGAGCCGCGACGGCGAGGAAGTGACGGTGCCCGCCGACGAGGTGGAAGTCGGCGAAGTCGTGGTCGTCCGGCCCGGCGATAAGATTCCGCTCGACGGGACTGTCATCGAGGGCGAAAGCGCGGTCGACCAGTCGCCGATTACGGGCGAGAGCGTCCCTGTTGACAAGACCGCCGGCGATGAGGTGTACGCCGGCGCGATCAACGAGGAGGGCTACCTCGAGGTGGAGGTCACGTCGACGGCGGGCGACTCGACGCTCTCGCGGATCATTGAGATGGTGCAGGGCGCACAGGCGAAGAAGACCGAGACCGAGCAGTTCGTCGACCGGTTCTCGGGGTACTACACGCCGGTCGTGGTCGTGCTGGCGATCCTGACCGCCATCATCCCGCCGCTGGTCATCGCTGACCCCGTGTCAGTGGACGTAGCCGGGTACGGAATCAGCTTCGCCGGCGACTGGCAGACGTGGTTTATTCGCGGGCTCACATTGTTGGTGATCGCTTGCCCGTGTGCGTTCGTCATCTCGACGCCGGTGTCCGTGGTGTCGGGCATCACCAGCGCCGCGAAGAACGGCGTCCTGATCAAAGGCGGCAACTACCTCGAGGCGATGGGCGAGGTCGACGCCGTCGCCATCGACAAGACGGGCACGCTCACGAAGGGCGAACTCGCCGTCACCGATGTCGTCCCGGTCGGCGACACTGACGAGGCGACGCTGCTCCGCCACGCCGCCGGACTGGAGCGGCGCAGCGAGCACCCCATCGCCGCGGCGATTCTCGCTCGTGCCGACGAGGCAAGCGTGGGCGATCTGCCCGAGCTGACGGGCTTCGAGAGCCTGACGGGCAAAGGTATCCGCGGGGAGATCGATGTCTCCGGCGAAGCCGGAGGCTCGTCGGACTCGTCCGACGGTGGCGAGACGTACTACGCGGGCAAGCCCGCGCTCTTCGAGGAGCTAGGCTTTGACCTCTCGCGGGCGCGCCGCGAGACAGACGGTGTCCCCGGGAGCGGAACGACCGAGGGCTCGTCAGGCCATCGGTCTGACGGTGGCGTCGTGGCGGAAGATACGGCCGAGTCCGATGACGGAGCGTTCGCCGGGGATGCTCTCGCCGCACTAGAGCGGGAGGGCAAGACGGTCGTCGTCGTCGGGACGGACTCGGAGTTGCTGGGAGCCATCGCCATCGCCGACGAGGTGCGTCCCGCCTCGAAGCGGACTGTCGAACGCCTGCACGAACTAGGTGTGGAGCGCGTCGTGATGCTGACCGGCGACAACGAGGGCACCGCCCGCGCCATTGCGGAGGAAGTCGGCGTCGACGAGTACCGCGCCGAACTCCTGCCAAATGAGAAGGTCGATGCGGTCGAGGAACTGCAGGCGGAGTACGGCGACGTGGCGATGGTTGGCGACGGTATCAACGACGCACCCGCGCTCGCCACCGCGGAGGTCGGCATCGCGATGGGTGCGGCCGGTACCGACACCGCGTTGGAGACCGCGGACATCGCGCTGATGGGCGATGATGTCGGGAAGCTACCGTACCTGTACGAGCTGTCGCACACGGCCAACGGCGTCATCCGGCAGAACATCTGGGCGAGCCTCGGCGTGAAGGCCCTGCTCGCGCTTGGCGTGCCGCTGGGACTGGTAAGTGTCGCGATCGCGGTCGTCGTCGGCGACATGGGGATGAGTCTCGGCGTCACTGGGAACGCAATGCGGCTGTCGCGAATCGTCCCCGACCGGCTTGAGTGA
- a CDS encoding glycoside hydrolase family 97 catalytic domain-containing protein, producing the protein MKGTEAEQTSDYMKRRGFMGGIGSLLAAASFSQAVTAEVATPVTKGDASPTQTVSSPDGNIEVTIDVSNGTPTYSVTYDKTTYVESSALGFEFQNQQSFGAASDGNADPSLSVTGSESGTATERWNPVWDQYATVSEEYRCLRIGVAETEDPNRSANLEVRVFNDGLGFRATFNEDFASNDGKTVITSENTQFNFAGDYTAWWISNEMVNPRFEQEYQETALSDVDAGTRTIRPNDNTLRNGAHTPFTVEADENAYLSVHEADLTDYATLSLAPQSDDGGTEFAAELAPLPDGTKVSTKAPFATPWRTIQVGTSPGDLVESSLIPLLNDELDESVLPTVDGEPDTSWITPRKYVGIWWTMIAGNANWEYKSDAQIEEEGGNPAAYIHGARTERMKRYMTFASENGIDSVLVEGWNQGWDSYPGSGISMDFDASYPDFDFDDVTDFGQSLSPSVEMTAHNETGGNLVNYEDQILDDEIFQFYEDNHIRSIKNGYVNDAGIGHEGDGGTATINHHSQIAVNHHELVAKEAANDRQLLERHEADKPTGKRRTYPNLAATETVRAQEFDGFNALASNLGRDHHVNLPFTRMLAGPTSFQPGIFDITFNDDTGGQVQTTRAKQLAMYPNYNAGIQMAADRIEAYLNPELEVGELLQATAGELDGLITADNWRNAFGTNYVAVDSNRASSGSSVTWTVTNVPSDGTYDLHLRYASDGEENASRVIDAGETQATLRVNDTTKTITPSFTEYWDDWQVFTAQVELTEGENTVGIELNYDDTSGSFTGDVGGFNLNAIAVTEHGAPSPIPDSYSGYTPENENFDTEPEFSFIENVPAGGWDDTTVIDAEIGEHIVTARQKGDEWYVGAMTGETGHALNVPLRFLSPGRGDERANENGAPANGSNSPKGPKYVAEMYSDGIDATVDENPTDARIDKAIVDPSTTLLASVVASGGQAVRLRPARGGEVGKLPKYERPDQQYDSITLPDQAYVSFSFNVEITGSHSGEFIGGEELNVYANGEQIDTVLVRFSSERETDSFSLTFDEPGEYEITVGRSLDDALPTQTITVQDPYSAGLPSQYSTFASAPADFGQMDDQLLINAAGEDVETYADEYGTIYVDEGLGESGTVTTEILNQEITNTYAKAGLMARNAITGAGESTGYVLIATAPGLGPFMHVDADEDGLVDTFIGSEVPYEFPTHFRLEKDGTTFTGSVSVDGGSTFTEVGTVEVPSANETQDTGMFVTSHNVGTKSRVAFSDFEIVE; encoded by the coding sequence ATGAAGGGAACTGAAGCCGAGCAGACGTCTGATTATATGAAACGACGCGGTTTTATGGGGGGGATTGGCTCGCTACTCGCAGCGGCGTCGTTCTCACAGGCCGTGACAGCAGAGGTTGCTACACCGGTCACAAAAGGAGACGCGTCACCAACGCAGACGGTCTCCTCGCCGGACGGCAACATTGAGGTAACTATCGACGTATCGAACGGAACACCAACGTACTCGGTTACGTATGACAAAACGACCTATGTCGAATCGTCGGCACTGGGGTTCGAGTTCCAGAACCAACAGTCGTTCGGCGCGGCATCAGATGGTAATGCAGACCCGAGTCTCTCGGTTACTGGAAGCGAGAGCGGGACGGCGACCGAACGTTGGAATCCGGTCTGGGACCAGTATGCGACCGTCTCGGAGGAGTATCGGTGCCTCCGTATCGGGGTGGCCGAAACAGAAGACCCGAACAGATCGGCGAACCTGGAGGTTCGCGTATTTAACGATGGACTCGGGTTCCGGGCCACGTTCAACGAGGACTTCGCCAGTAACGACGGGAAGACCGTCATCACCTCGGAGAACACGCAGTTCAACTTCGCTGGCGACTACACCGCATGGTGGATCAGCAACGAGATGGTCAACCCCCGCTTCGAACAAGAGTACCAAGAAACCGCGCTCAGTGACGTCGACGCCGGTACTAGAACCATCCGTCCGAACGACAATACGCTTCGAAACGGCGCTCACACACCGTTTACGGTCGAAGCTGACGAGAACGCGTACCTGAGTGTCCACGAGGCTGATCTTACCGACTATGCGACGCTCTCGCTCGCACCTCAGTCTGACGACGGTGGGACGGAGTTTGCTGCAGAACTTGCCCCACTTCCAGACGGGACGAAAGTATCCACCAAAGCACCGTTCGCGACGCCCTGGCGGACGATTCAAGTCGGAACGAGTCCGGGTGACCTTGTCGAATCGTCGCTCATCCCGCTCCTCAACGACGAACTGGACGAGTCGGTGTTGCCTACCGTCGATGGCGAACCGGATACCAGCTGGATCACGCCCCGGAAGTACGTCGGTATCTGGTGGACGATGATCGCTGGGAACGCCAACTGGGAGTACAAGTCCGACGCCCAGATCGAAGAGGAGGGGGGCAACCCGGCCGCATACATCCACGGCGCGCGCACCGAGCGGATGAAGCGGTACATGACCTTCGCCAGCGAGAACGGCATCGATAGTGTACTCGTCGAAGGCTGGAATCAGGGCTGGGACAGCTATCCCGGCTCGGGAATCTCGATGGACTTCGACGCGTCCTATCCCGACTTCGACTTCGATGACGTCACCGACTTCGGTCAGTCGCTCTCCCCAAGCGTCGAGATGACCGCCCACAACGAGACCGGCGGGAACCTCGTCAACTACGAGGACCAGATTCTAGACGACGAGATATTCCAGTTTTACGAGGACAATCACATCCGGAGCATCAAGAACGGGTACGTCAACGATGCCGGGATAGGACACGAGGGGGATGGCGGAACGGCGACGATCAACCACCACAGCCAGATCGCGGTGAACCACCACGAGTTAGTCGCGAAGGAGGCAGCGAACGACCGACAGCTGCTCGAGCGCCACGAGGCCGACAAGCCGACCGGGAAACGACGAACGTATCCTAACCTCGCCGCGACCGAAACGGTGCGAGCGCAGGAGTTCGACGGTTTCAATGCGCTCGCCAGCAACCTCGGGCGAGATCACCACGTCAACCTACCGTTCACGCGAATGCTAGCCGGTCCGACGAGTTTCCAACCTGGAATCTTCGATATCACGTTCAACGATGACACCGGCGGGCAGGTACAGACCACGCGAGCCAAACAGCTCGCGATGTATCCTAACTATAACGCCGGAATCCAGATGGCCGCCGACCGTATAGAGGCGTATCTCAATCCTGAACTCGAGGTCGGTGAGCTTCTGCAGGCGACTGCCGGCGAACTGGATGGACTCATTACTGCTGATAACTGGCGGAACGCGTTCGGAACGAACTACGTGGCGGTTGACTCTAACCGGGCATCGTCCGGGTCGTCGGTCACGTGGACGGTCACGAACGTTCCGTCCGACGGAACGTACGATCTCCACCTGCGCTATGCCAGCGATGGCGAAGAAAATGCGTCCCGCGTTATCGACGCCGGCGAGACGCAGGCTACGCTCCGAGTCAACGATACGACGAAGACGATCACTCCGTCGTTCACCGAGTACTGGGACGACTGGCAGGTATTTACGGCGCAGGTCGAACTCACCGAGGGAGAGAACACCGTCGGTATCGAACTGAACTACGACGACACCAGCGGGTCGTTCACCGGAGATGTCGGCGGTTTCAACCTCAACGCTATCGCAGTCACAGAGCACGGGGCGCCCTCGCCGATCCCGGACAGCTACTCGGGCTATACTCCAGAGAACGAGAACTTCGATACCGAACCGGAGTTCTCGTTCATCGAGAACGTCCCCGCGGGCGGCTGGGACGATACGACGGTCATCGACGCCGAAATCGGCGAACACATCGTCACAGCCCGCCAGAAGGGTGACGAATGGTACGTTGGCGCGATGACCGGCGAGACTGGGCATGCACTCAACGTACCGCTGCGGTTCCTCTCGCCCGGTCGTGGCGACGAACGGGCGAACGAGAACGGAGCGCCCGCGAACGGATCAAACTCGCCGAAAGGACCGAAGTACGTCGCGGAAATGTACTCGGATGGGATCGACGCGACGGTTGATGAGAATCCGACGGACGCGCGAATCGACAAGGCTATCGTCGATCCGAGCACGACGCTCCTGGCTTCTGTCGTGGCCAGTGGGGGGCAGGCTGTTCGGTTACGGCCAGCTCGGGGCGGCGAGGTCGGCAAACTGCCGAAGTACGAGCGGCCCGACCAGCAGTACGACTCTATCACCCTTCCCGACCAGGCGTACGTGAGTTTCTCGTTCAACGTTGAGATAACAGGATCCCACTCCGGGGAGTTCATCGGCGGCGAGGAACTGAACGTCTACGCCAACGGGGAACAGATCGATACCGTCCTCGTTCGCTTCTCGTCCGAGCGGGAAACAGACAGCTTCAGCCTCACCTTCGACGAACCCGGCGAGTACGAGATTACAGTTGGGCGGTCGCTTGACGACGCCCTCCCCACACAGACAATCACCGTTCAGGACCCGTACTCGGCCGGCCTCCCGAGCCAGTATTCGACGTTCGCGTCGGCTCCCGCGGACTTCGGTCAGATGGACGATCAGCTCCTCATCAATGCCGCTGGTGAGGACGTCGAGACCTACGCAGACGAGTATGGGACCATCTACGTGGACGAGGGCCTAGGTGAGAGCGGAACGGTCACGACGGAAATTCTGAACCAGGAGATCACCAATACGTACGCCAAAGCGGGCCTCATGGCGCGGAACGCCATCACTGGGGCCGGAGAGTCCACTGGGTACGTATTGATAGCAACGGCGCCGGGGCTGGGACCGTTCATGCACGTCGACGCCGACGAAGACGGTCTAGTTGACACGTTTATCGGGTCTGAGGTCCCGTACGAGTTCCCGACGCATTTCCGGCTCGAAAAAGACGGCACGACGTTCACGGGATCGGTGAGTGTCGACGGTGGGTCGACGTTCACCGAAGTGGGAACCGTGGAAGTGCCCTCTGCGAATGAGACTCAGGACACGGGAATGTTCGTCACATCCCACAACGTAGGTACGAAGAGTCGAGTTGCATTCAGCGACTTCGAGATCGTGGAGTAA
- a CDS encoding DUF5110 domain-containing protein, which yields MCEVQQYIGEEPLTMLDLNTYLDTEATYSFYEDGGESLDHKNGEYNVTNFTILYSPCIKR from the coding sequence ATGTGTGAGGTCCAGCAGTACATCGGAGAGGAGCCGCTGACGATGCTCGATCTCAACACCTACCTCGATACTGAAGCCACGTACTCGTTCTACGAGGATGGCGGTGAGTCTCTCGACCACAAGAATGGCGAGTACAACGTGACGAACTTCACGATACTATATTCGCCCTGCATCAAACGATAG
- a CDS encoding helix-turn-helix domain-containing protein: protein MRELVFALEYEPGCNRVADTLADHPDARIRSLSLHATAERLWRVDHVTGPPDALDDIGDAFLTSDYYADCLATEDCGATQETQVLDHTDDTLVLYSDWERTPDCASVPHIARDHLGDGVLFETRHEGRHYTWRIIHSGEGDVAAFFDDLEAAVGDCAQTEMLRTADTSAPTRETTADSSGLSPDQEAALRAAVEHGYYQSPREVDVGDLADHLDVPRSTLTYRLRRAEEHLAKRYVAGEQLTGGASPPL from the coding sequence ATGCGCGAACTCGTCTTCGCCCTCGAATACGAACCCGGGTGTAACAGGGTGGCGGACACCCTCGCCGATCACCCCGACGCCCGGATCCGCTCGCTGTCACTGCATGCCACCGCTGAGCGTCTCTGGCGAGTCGACCACGTCACCGGACCCCCCGATGCCCTCGACGATATCGGGGACGCCTTCCTCACTAGCGACTACTACGCTGACTGTCTTGCTACTGAGGACTGCGGCGCCACCCAGGAAACCCAAGTCCTTGATCACACCGACGACACGCTCGTTCTCTACTCTGACTGGGAGCGCACCCCCGACTGCGCGTCCGTCCCCCACATCGCCCGCGACCACCTCGGCGACGGCGTGCTGTTCGAGACCCGTCACGAGGGGCGCCACTACACGTGGCGCATCATCCACTCCGGCGAGGGCGACGTGGCCGCATTCTTCGACGACCTCGAGGCGGCGGTCGGCGACTGCGCTCAAACGGAGATGCTCCGGACGGCAGATACGTCGGCGCCAACCAGAGAGACGACAGCCGACTCGAGTGGACTGTCCCCCGATCAGGAGGCTGCCCTCCGGGCCGCCGTCGAACACGGGTACTACCAGTCGCCGCGCGAGGTCGACGTCGGCGACCTTGCCGACCACCTCGACGTGCCGCGGTCGACGCTCACATACCGGCTCCGTCGGGCCGAGGAACACTTGGCCAAGCGGTACGTCGCTGGCGAGCAACTGACAGGTGGGGCGTCGCCACCGCTCTAA